The following proteins are co-located in the Mobula hypostoma chromosome 4, sMobHyp1.1, whole genome shotgun sequence genome:
- the her8.2 gene encoding hairy-related 8.2 — MTATTFSGNAEKLSSAKEERKLRKPLIERKRRERINNCLDQLKETVVSAFRLDQSKLEKADILEMTVKHLQNVQNSRMMADTKIGLEAQQRYSAGYIQCMHEVHNLLLTCDWMDKTVGARLLNHLLKSLPRSSDGSRQSSLKTQALNPQTSKSQLPSATQGNIPPVHAASSGAVDPSPRSSPDRHCNPGFKVCSKNIDPFPNPPANMHLLASSSTQQLQEDLALMHNSPIAFSSVWRPW, encoded by the exons ATGACCGCCACGACCTTCAGCGGCAACGCGGAAAAACTCTCAAGTGCCAAAGAAGAGCGCAAG TTAAGAAAACCTCTTATCGAAAGGAAACGCCGAGAGCGGATCAACAACTGTCTCGACCAACTGAAAGAAACAGTCGTCAGCGCCTTTCGCCTCGAT CAATCGAAACTGGAAAAAGCAGATATCCTCGAGATGACAGTGAAACACCTTCAGAATGTTCAAAACAGCAGGATGATGG CTGATACTAAAATAGGACTGGAGGCTCAGCAGCGGTATAGTGCTGGCTACATCCAGTGTATGCATGAAGTGCACAACCTGCTACTGACGTGCGATTGGATGGACAAAACCGTGGGGGCGCGCTTGTTGAACCACTTGCTCAAGTCGCTGCCTCGATCCAGCGATGGTTCACGCCAGTCCAGTCTGAAGACACAAGCCCTTAACCCGCAAACCTCAAAGAGTCAGCTCCCTTCAGCGACCCAGGGGAACATTCCTCCGGTTCATGCCGCATCCTCGGGTGCTGTGGATCCATCTCCTCGCTCATCTCCGGACCGACACTGCAATCCTGGGTTTAAAGTGTGCAGCAAAAATATCGATCCGTTTCCAAATCCTCCTGCAAACATGCACCTACTGGCCAGCTCGTCTACTCAGCAGCTACAAGAAGATTTGGCCTTAATGCACAATTCGCCGATTGCATTTTCAAGCGTGTGGAGACCCTGGTGA